The nucleotide sequence GGAGTAATGATGCGAGTATTTTTGACGGGCGCAGCTGGCTTCATCGGCAGTTCCATCGCGGCGGGCCTCGTGCGCGCCGGCCATCAGGTCACGGGCCTCGTGCGCAAACCGGAACAGCTGGCCGAGTTGGCCACCCTGGGCGTGCACGGCGTCGTCGGCACACTGAACGACCGCGAATTGCTCATCGAGCAGGCGAAGGCGGCGGATGCCGTCATCAATGCGGCCAGCAGCGACCACCGGGGCGCCGTCGAAGCCATCCTCGACGCACTGGCCGGCACGAACAAAGTGTTCCTGCACACGAGCGGCTCGTCCATCGTCGGCGATGCTTCGGGCGGCGAGGGTACCGAGCAGATTTATGATGAAGACAAGCTGCCCGCGCCTGCGGCCGACAAGGCGGCCCGGGTCGCCATCGACGACCTGGTATTGGCCAGCGCCAGTCAGGGTATCCGTGCCAGCGTGCTGTGCAATACCCTGATCTACGGCCATGGCGCCTTGCCGCGCGACAGCGTGCAGTTGCCCCGTTTGCTCAGGCAGGCGCGCAAGAGCGGCATCGTGCGCCACGTGGGGCCGGGCCGCAACATCTGGTCCAACGTGCATATCGACGACGTCGTCAGCCTGTATCTGCTGGCGCTGGAAAAGTCGCCCGCTGGTACGTTTTACTTTGTCGAGTCGGGCGAAGCGGCCTTCCGCGACATGACGGCCGCCATCGCCAAGGCACTGGACCTGGGGCCTGCGCAGGATTGGCCACTGCCCGAGGCGATTGCCGAATGGGGCGACGAGATGGCTTCCTACGGCCTCGGTTCCAACAGCCGCGTGCGCGGTGCACGGGCACGCACCGTGCTGGGCTGGCAGCCGCAGGGACCGACCGTACTGGAGTGGATCGAGAACGACATGTTGCAGCCGCCGCATGCCATCATCGCTTGATGCAGCTCAGCAAAACCGCATCTGTGTGCGCTAGCGAACGGTGCTTTGTGGCGATCAGGAGTATGATGGCTTTGCTTGGTTGAGACGCACTGCCGTGAAGTTGGCGGCATGTTCGATCTTCCAGCAGGTCAGCCGGTCGCCTCAAGGATCGGCACCAGATTTTCGCTGCCGGCGCGTTGGCGCCACGCGGCTGTTCACTGTAACTCCAGGTCGCGGTGTGTACTGCGAACCCCTTCAAGGCCGGCGCCAGCCGGTCTTTTTTTGCCTCTCGTTCCTGCCGCTGCGCCATTCACCGCCATCTGTCCGCCATTCGCCGAAGCGGTGTTTTCGCGCGCCCGAAATCCGCGTATCTTTACGATCAACCAACTACCAGGGGTGACCGTGAAATCTGAACCAGCTTATTGCCGCCGTACCCAGCTGCTGTGGGGCGTGCTGCTGATCGCCATCGGCGCCATCATCCTGCTGGACCGACTCGATGTGATCTATCTCCACCATTACTATGCACTATGGCATTATTGGCCGCTGATACTGGTCGTCTTCGGCCTGAACAAACTGCTCACGCCCGTGTCCGCGAAGCAGGTACTGAGTGGCCTGTGGCTGATCTTTTTCGCTGCCTGGTGGTATGTGTCGTACGAAGAACTGTGGAATTTGAATTTCTACAATAGCTGGCCAGCCTTGCTGATCGCCTGGGGTGTGGGCCTCGTGCTGGAACCGCTGTTGAACAAACATTTTATTGCCTACCGGGAGTCCGAGCATGAAAAATAAACCGCCGCTGCACTCGCCATCGCAGATCGTGCTGGGCGTCATTGTCATCGGCCTGGGCTTGTTGTTCCTGCTCGATAACCTCGGTTTCATCAATGTGCGCTACACCTTTCGCTTCTGGCCCACGGTGCTGATCGTGTTTGGCTTGCTGAAACTGTCGCAAAGCCGCAGCGCGAACGGCTATTTGCTGGGCGGCATGCTGGTGCTGCTGGGTGTGGTATGGACCCTCAAGCACATGGGCATTTTCTACATGAACTGGGACTTGTTGTGGCCCTTGCTGATCATCGGCCTGGGGGTGGCCGTCGTGTCGAAGTCCTTGCCCGGCGCGCAACAGCGCCAGCGGCGCCGGCGCTTTGCCGCGCAGCAGGACAGCACGGCAGCGCCTGACTCTTTCGGCCAGGCCCGCAATGGTGCCGTGTCGCTGGACAAGGACGCCGCAGCGGCAGCGCCCGGCGCCAGCGGGCAGGCGGACGATGACAGCATCATCGAAGTAACGGCCATCCTGGGCGGCTATGTGCGGCGCGTGTCGTCCCGGCGCTTCAGGGGCGGCGATATCAATGTCATCATGGCCGGCTGCGAAATCGACTTGCGCCAGGCCTCGATCGAAGGCGAAGCCGTGCTCAACGTATTTGCCCTGTGCGGCGGCGTCACCATCAAGATTCCGCCCGACTGGAGCGTGGTGCTGCAGGGCACGCCCATTCTCGGCGGTTTCGAAGAAAAGACCATCGTGCCGCCGAACCAGGACAAGCGTTTGTACGTGACGGGCTACGCCATCATGGGCGGCCTGGAAATCCGCAACTAGGCGCGCATGTCCGGGACCTTGTCGAAGCGGCGCGGCGCCGTGGCCGTGGTGGTGGTTTGCCTGGCGCTGGGCCTGGCCTTGGCGTTCGTGCTGGCCAGGGTGGCCCATGCGCCCAGGCTCAACGCCGTCCTGCTGGTGGTGCCCGCCACGCTCGTGTATGCGATAGGATCCGGTTTTTCCGCGTTTTACCTGTGCCGCGCCTACCCCTTGCACGCGGGCCATCCGCTCGCCATTGCCGGCGTGATGGGCGTAGCGGCCCTGTTCGCCGGCTTGTTGTGGGCCACCTTGCTGCAATTTCTGAACAGCGTCAGCCTGTTGCTGGAACTGCGCTGGCTGGGCGTGAACCTGACGCAATCGCTGCTGGCCCTGTTTTTCGGCCTGGGCTTGCTGCTGTATTGCCTCGCTGTCGCCGTGCATTATCTGCTGCTGGAATTCGTACGCGCCAGGATGGCCGAGCAGCGGGGCCTGGAAGCGCAGCTGATGGCGCAGGAAGCGCAATTGCGCATGCTGCGCACGCAGATCGACCCGCATTTCCTGTTCAACAGCTTGAACTCCATCAGCGCCTTGACGTCTATCAATGCGGCGGGAGCGCGCCAGATGACGGTGCAGCTGGCCAGTTTCTTTCGCCAGAGCCTGAGCCTGGAGGCGCACAAGCACATTACCTTGGAGCAGGAACTGGTACTGATCCGCCATTTCCTTGCCATCGAACAGGTGCGTTTTGGCGAACGCTTGCAAGTGTCGGAAAGCATCGACACCGCCGCGCTGGCGTGCTTGCTGCCGCCCATGCTGATACAGCCACTGGTGGAAAATGCCGTCAAGCATGGTATCTGTGGCTTGACGGAGGGCGGATTGATCGAGATCGAGGTACGTCGCGCGGGCAGCCTGCTGCAGATTGCCGTGCGCAATGCTGTTGATGCGGATCAAGGACCTGCCCGCGGCAAGGGCATGGGGCTGGAGAATGTGCGCCAGCGCCTGGCCAGCGCCTATGGGCATGAGGCGGGCGTGCACTGGGCGCGGCGCGGTGCGACGTTTGAAGTGACGCTATCGATGCCGGCGCAGACCGGTGACACGGAGGAAGCATAATGCAGGAAAGAATGCGGGTGGCCATCGTCGATGATGAATTGCTGGCGCGCAGCGTGCTGCGCGAATACCTGGCGCGCCATGACGATATCGACATCGTGGCCGAGTGCAGCAATGGCTTCGAGGCCGTCAAGGCCATCGCGGAACTGGAACCGGAACTGGTGTTTCTCGACATCCAGATGCCGCGCCTGGACGGTTTTGAGGTGGCGGAACTGACCGGCGCGAAGACAAAGCTGATCTTTGTCACGGCCTACGACCAGTACGCCTTGAAAGCGTTCGAATGCCATGCCCTGGACTATCTGCTGAAGCCGTTCAGCGAACAGCGCTTCGAGCAGGCGCTGGCCCATGCGCGCGCCAAGCGCAGCACGCCCGCGACTGTGCTGACGGTGGCGCGCGAGGCGGCCACGCGCGCAGCGCCCCTGGACCGCGTGCTGATACGTGACGGCGCCAAGGTTCACGTCATCGCCAGCGCGCGCATCGACTATGTCGAAGCGCAAGACGATTACATCAGCATCCGTTCCGAGGGCAAGTCCTACCTGAAAAGCCAGACCTTGGCGGAGCTGGAAGCCCAGCTCGACCCTGCCAAGTTCCTGCGCGTGCACAGGTCGTATCTGCTCAATATCGACGGTATCCGCCGCATCGAGGCGGCCACCAAGGACAGCCACGTGGCCATCCTGCGCGACGACACGAGGATACCCGTGAGCAAGGCGGGCTACCAGAAGCTCAGATTACTGGTCGGCTAGCTGCACGTCCCACCAGGATGGCAGCAACTGGCGGATTTCCGGCCGGGAAAAGCGGTCGTCGATCAAATACACGACGCCCTTGTCCGACTGCGTGCGGATGACCCTGCCGGCCGCCTGCACCACCTTTTGCATGCCCGGATACAGATACGTGTAGTCGTAGCCGGCGCCGAAGATGTCGCCCATGCGCTGGCGGATCTGTTCGTTGACGGGATTGATTTGCGGCAAACCCAGGGTGGCGATGAAGGCGCCGATCAGGCGCGCGCCGGGCAAGTCGATGCCTTCGCCGAAGGCGCCGCCCAGTACGGCAAAGCCGATGCCGCGCGTATCCAGACCGAAGCGGCCCAGGAATTGTGTGCGGGCACTATCGTCCATGCGGCGCGGCTGCTGCCAGATGGGCACGTCGGGATAATGCTGGGCAAACAGGGTGGCCGTCTTTTCCATGTAATCAAAACTGCTGAAAAAGGCCAGGTAGTTGCCCGGCGTTTGTGCATACTGGCGCGCCATCAGCTGGGCAATGGGCAGCAGCGAGGCGGCGCGGTGCTGATAGCGCGTGGAAATACTGTCGGCCACGCGCACGGACAATTGTTCTGCCTGGAATGGCGATTCCACGTCGACCCAGGCCGTGTCGGCTGGCATGCCCAGGGTGTCGCTATAGTAATTCCACGGGCTCAGGGTGGCGGAAAACAGGGCCGTGCTGTGGCTGGCCGCGAAACGTTCCTTGAGGAAGGGCGCCGGCACGATGTTGCGGATGCAGACGGTGGAGCCAGCAATAGATCCCGTATTTGTCTTGCTGACATCGAACAGCGAATGCGCGCCGAAACTCTCCGCTAGGCGGTTGATCAGCAGCACGTCGAAATAAAAGCGCTGCAAGTCTTCATCGAGCGCCGCCGCATGTTCGGCCAGGTAATCGCCGATGGCCGTCGCCACCCCTTGCAGGGCGCCAAAGAATTTCTCCGGCAAGGCTGGATGCACGTGGTAGTCGCCATCCTGCTCCTTGAGCAGGGCCGTCCATTGGCGGGAAAGGCGGTCCAGCGGCTTTTTCAGCCCCTCGGGCGCAAACTTGCGCAGCATTTTCAGGTTGATTTGCGCCAGCTCCGCCGAATACATGCTGCGCGCGCGCGACACCATATTGTGCGCCTCGTCGACCAGCACATTGACCTTCCAGTCGTGGGCCAGGGTCATGCCGTACAGCATGGCGCTGAGGTCGAAGTAATAATTGTAGTCGCCGATGACGACATCGCTCCAGCGCGCCAATTCCATGCCCAGGTAGTAGGGGCAAATACCTTGCTGCAAGGCGATGGCGCGCACGGCTTCCTTGTCCAAAATCAGGCCACTGGCCAGCGCCACTTCGCGCGCCAGCGGCAAGCGGTCGTAAAAACCCTTGGCCAGCGGGCACGATTCGCCATGACAGGCTTTGTCAGGATGCTCGCAGGCGCTGGTCTTGGCGCTCAGCTCCAGCACGCGCAGGGGCAGCAGGGGTGCGCTGTCCTTCAGGATGGCACAGGCGTCGAGCGCCATTTGCCGCCCGGGCACCTTGGCGGCCAGGAAAAACAGCTTGTCGAGGCCATGCGCTGCCGTGGCTTTTAACATGGGAAACAGGCTGCCCACGGTCTTGCCGATGCCTGTGGGAGCCTGGGCCAGCAAGCCGCAGCCGCGGCTGCTGGCCTTGTACATGGCTTCCGCCAGCTGGCGCTGGCCCGGACGGAAGTCGGCATGGGGGAAGGCCATGCTGGTCAGCTGCGCATCGCGGCTGGCCCTGTGCGCCAGCTCCTGCTCGGCCCAGTCGAGGAACAGTGCGCAATGCTGCTCAAAGAAAATGCGCAGCGCCTCGGCCGTGCATTCCTCGTGCATCACGGTTTCCTTCTGGCTGGCGATGTCGAAATACACGAGCGCCACCCGCAGCATGGGCAAATTCAGCTGCTGGCACTGCAAATGGCCGTAGATGCGCGCCTGCGCCCAGTGCAGCTGGCGATGGTTGGCCGGCATGGCATCGAGCTCGCCCCGGTAAGTCTTGATCTCTTCCAGTTGCCGCCGGGCCGGGTCGTAGCCATCCGCGCGGCCCCGCACGTGCAGGGGGCCGAAGTCGCCGGACAGGCTGATTTCGCGCTGGTAATCGTCGTCGCGCCGGCCCGTGACGGTGGCGTGGCCGGCCATGCCTTCCTGCGCCGTGGGCGATGGCGTAAAACGCAAGTCCAGGTCGCCCACCTTGGCAGTGAATTCGCACAGGGCGCGCACGGCGATCGTGTACCTGCTGGCGCTCATGTGGCCACCTCCCACTGCAGGTAGCACACGCTGACGGGCATGGCGTGTTCGGCGCAATACGCAATCCAGCGCAGCTGGTTGTCTTGCAGGCGGTCGCCCGGACCCTTGACTTCGATCATGCGGTAGCGCTGTTCTGCCGGCCAGAACTGGATTAAATCAGGCAAGCCGCTGCGGTTGCTTTTGATATCGAGCAAGATGCGCTCGAACGCTTTCTTCAGGTGGGTGGACGGGATGCAGGCCAGCGCCAGGTCCAGCAAGCCGCCGTCCAGCACTTCCCAGCTGACGAAGGGCGAGACGATGCCGTGCTTGGCGGCATGTGCGGCGCGTATCGTCGCCTGATATGTGCCGTCGTCCAGTTGCGCCAGGCAGGCGGCAAAGTCCAGGCTGCGGCGCTGGTAAAAATCGGCGCTGTGCAAGTCGGCCGGGCCACGGTGGAACGGGTGGAAGAAGGCACCTGGCATGGGCTTGAAGATGGCGGGCCAGCACAGCAGGCCGAACAGCGAGTTGATCAGGGTGTTTTCTACGTAGTACACGGGCGCGTCGTCCTGCATCAGGTGCTGCTGCACCACGCCCTCCACGTAGCACGCTACGCCTGGATAGGGCAGCAGCAGGTCGATGCGCTCGACGGCGGTGGGGGCGTTGGCCGCCTGCTTCGCATGGCCCAGCTTGCGCCGCAAACGGGGCGCCATGCGCAGTAATAATTGCAGCTCCGCCTCGCTTTCGGGCGCTGCCAGCGCGATTGTCAAGCGCTCGTAGGCCGCTTGCGGCTGTTCATCTTTTTCCAGCACGCGGATGGCGCGGCCCCGCGCGCCCGGATAGCGGCAATCGGCGTAGGCGCGGTAGGCGGCAGGCCAGTCCTGGCATTTCTCCAGATGCTGGGCGATCTGGAAACGCAGCTTGTCGCGCCGGCTGGCCAGCCAGGTATTGTCCTGCGACAAGGGTAACGCCGCCAGTTCCTGCAGCACTTCGTTCGCCGGCGCACTGTCGTTGTAGCGTTCGCGGCACTGGTGCAGCACTTCGTAGTACTCGATATCCTGGCGCGTGCGAAAGCCGCGCGATTGCGGCGAGAATTCCACTTTTTCGTACTGGTACACGCCGAGATCGGACAGCACGAATTCCGACCAGTCCTGGTGATAGTTGCCAAAGTAAATCAGGCGCAGGCGGTCGCACAGCGCTTGCAGGCCGATGCGGTACAGCACGTCGTTGCAGGCCGGATGCCAGGTGGAAAACGGTTTATTTTCTGCATGCTGTTCGCGCAAGGCGTCGAGCTGCTCGGCCTTGCGTGCCGCTTTCAGGGGCGCGCCGAGGTGAAAGGCCTGGGCGATCTCAGCTTTTAGCAGCAAGTCGAACAGCTCATCGAGCGAGATGAGGGGATCGGCTTCCACCCATGCCAAGGCCAGCAAAGGCAGGGCGGCCGCGCGCGTGTCGCCGATTTCCGGATAATTGAGCTTGCTGGCGCGAAACAGGCAGCCCTTGCGCATGACGAGGCGCACGAACAGGGCGCGCGACGGCTGCGGCAGTGCGCCGAATGCGGCGATGAACTGCATTTCTTCAGCACTCAGCAGATCGGCGTAACGCGCGCTGATCCAACTCAGCACATCCTGGAAATTATCCAGATAGTACAGGGGATTTTCCAGGACTCTCAGCATGGGGATGGCAATAGGGCAAGTTGCAAGGTGAAGGGTTTTACTGTGTTTATATACAGTTTAAACCTTCAGCCGCCGCTTGCCCAGCGAATTATGTTCAGCCAGCCGTGCTGTAGGCAAAACAGTTGTCGAACTTTGCGTAGGGAATCATTCCCTCGCGCAGGCTGGCCAGTTCGGTATCGGTCAGCAAGCCCCGATGGGCTTCCTTGCGTCCTTTCGGCAGCACCACCTCGTAATCGATGATGTCCCTGGCCAGCAGCGTTTGCAGGACCTGCGCCTGTTCCGGCGTCAGGTAGCGCGCATGCGTGCCCAGGGTCTTTGCCAGTTGCTCCCTGAATTCCTCGTCGCTGACCTCGTTGTACGTATCCTGGTCCGCCATGCTGATCAACAACATGTGAAACACGAAGTCCTGCAGGTTTTTCGCCAGGTACTGGGCTTCGTTCTGGTCATGCCACAGCAGCACAATGGGCAGCTCGCCCTCGTGCAGGCTGGATGCGAAAAAGCAGTAGTGATCGCCCGCGCCCGTTTGCGCGAACGGGATGAAGCGGAAGGCGGGGTCGATCTGCCGGTAATCGTCCGCGTCGCGCAAGGTGTCCGCTGCTTCGGCAACGGCCTCGATATTGAGCAATTCGAAATCATCGGCATGCAGCAGCAGGGTGGGTTTATCTTTTAATGTGGGATAGACCAGCTTGTACCAGTCGGGGCCATATTCACCCACGGCCAGCATGCCGTCGCGCTCCAGCTGGCGGTACAGTGCAGGATAGCTGAAGCCGTGTTTGTGTTCAATTTCTGACAGTGTCATGTTTGCCCTGTTAAACGTGATTCATGGGCGCATGATAGCCGAGGAGATGGTGCGCACGGTGCGCATCATGGCGGCAACGCCTGGATAATTAATAAACATTTTGGTTTACTTATGTGGCCTGCTCACGTAGTCTTGCCAGAAAATATACTTCGAGCCTGCATGAAAAACATCATCCTGATTTCCGCCGCCTGTTTGCTGGCGCTGCTGTCGACCATCGGCGCCTCCCTGCCATATCCTATCCTGCCGCCTTTGTTTGCCGCCGAGGCGCCGAACGCCTTCAACAATTTCCTGGGCTTGCCGTCGAAACTGCTGTTCGGCCTGGCGCTGACCATCAATCCGCTGGGTTTGCTGATCGGCTCGGCTTTGCTGGGACCCTTGTCGGACCGCTACGGCCGCCGTCCCTTGCTGATGCGCACGGCCGTGGGCGCCGCCATCGGCCACGCCATCACGGCCTGGGCGCTGGTGATACAGTCCTACCCGCTGTTCATTGTGGCCCGTTTCATCACGGGTTTGCTGGAAGGAAATGGCGCCGTGGCGCGCGCCATGCTGGCCGACCAGTTGACAGGGCCGCTACGCCTGCGCGCCATGTCCTGGCTGAATGGCGCCTTTTACCTGGGCTGGCTGGTGGGCCCGATCCTGGCGGGCGC is from Janthinobacterium sp. 61 and encodes:
- a CDS encoding sensor histidine kinase, which encodes MSGTLSKRRGAVAVVVVCLALGLALAFVLARVAHAPRLNAVLLVVPATLVYAIGSGFSAFYLCRAYPLHAGHPLAIAGVMGVAALFAGLLWATLLQFLNSVSLLLELRWLGVNLTQSLLALFFGLGLLLYCLAVAVHYLLLEFVRARMAEQRGLEAQLMAQEAQLRMLRTQIDPHFLFNSLNSISALTSINAAGARQMTVQLASFFRQSLSLEAHKHITLEQELVLIRHFLAIEQVRFGERLQVSESIDTAALACLLPPMLIQPLVENAVKHGICGLTEGGLIEIEVRRAGSLLQIAVRNAVDADQGPARGKGMGLENVRQRLASAYGHEAGVHWARRGATFEVTLSMPAQTGDTEEA
- a CDS encoding VRR-NUC domain-containing protein, with the protein product MLRVLENPLYYLDNFQDVLSWISARYADLLSAEEMQFIAAFGALPQPSRALFVRLVMRKGCLFRASKLNYPEIGDTRAAALPLLALAWVEADPLISLDELFDLLLKAEIAQAFHLGAPLKAARKAEQLDALREQHAENKPFSTWHPACNDVLYRIGLQALCDRLRLIYFGNYHQDWSEFVLSDLGVYQYEKVEFSPQSRGFRTRQDIEYYEVLHQCRERYNDSAPANEVLQELAALPLSQDNTWLASRRDKLRFQIAQHLEKCQDWPAAYRAYADCRYPGARGRAIRVLEKDEQPQAAYERLTIALAAPESEAELQLLLRMAPRLRRKLGHAKQAANAPTAVERIDLLLPYPGVACYVEGVVQQHLMQDDAPVYYVENTLINSLFGLLCWPAIFKPMPGAFFHPFHRGPADLHSADFYQRRSLDFAACLAQLDDGTYQATIRAAHAAKHGIVSPFVSWEVLDGGLLDLALACIPSTHLKKAFERILLDIKSNRSGLPDLIQFWPAEQRYRMIEVKGPGDRLQDNQLRWIAYCAEHAMPVSVCYLQWEVAT
- a CDS encoding LiaI-LiaF-like domain-containing protein → MKNKPPLHSPSQIVLGVIVIGLGLLFLLDNLGFINVRYTFRFWPTVLIVFGLLKLSQSRSANGYLLGGMLVLLGVVWTLKHMGIFYMNWDLLWPLLIIGLGVAVVSKSLPGAQQRQRRRRFAAQQDSTAAPDSFGQARNGAVSLDKDAAAAAPGASGQADDDSIIEVTAILGGYVRRVSSRRFRGGDINVIMAGCEIDLRQASIEGEAVLNVFALCGGVTIKIPPDWSVVLQGTPILGGFEEKTIVPPNQDKRLYVTGYAIMGGLEIRN
- a CDS encoding NAD-dependent epimerase/dehydratase family protein, whose translation is MRVFLTGAAGFIGSSIAAGLVRAGHQVTGLVRKPEQLAELATLGVHGVVGTLNDRELLIEQAKAADAVINAASSDHRGAVEAILDALAGTNKVFLHTSGSSIVGDASGGEGTEQIYDEDKLPAPAADKAARVAIDDLVLASASQGIRASVLCNTLIYGHGALPRDSVQLPRLLRQARKSGIVRHVGPGRNIWSNVHIDDVVSLYLLALEKSPAGTFYFVESGEAAFRDMTAAIAKALDLGPAQDWPLPEAIAEWGDEMASYGLGSNSRVRGARARTVLGWQPQGPTVLEWIENDMLQPPHAIIA
- a CDS encoding LiaI-LiaF-like domain-containing protein, translating into MKSEPAYCRRTQLLWGVLLIAIGAIILLDRLDVIYLHHYYALWHYWPLILVVFGLNKLLTPVSAKQVLSGLWLIFFAAWWYVSYEELWNLNFYNSWPALLIAWGVGLVLEPLLNKHFIAYRESEHEK
- a CDS encoding LytTR family DNA-binding domain-containing protein; translation: MRVAIVDDELLARSVLREYLARHDDIDIVAECSNGFEAVKAIAELEPELVFLDIQMPRLDGFEVAELTGAKTKLIFVTAYDQYALKAFECHALDYLLKPFSEQRFEQALAHARAKRSTPATVLTVAREAATRAAPLDRVLIRDGAKVHVIASARIDYVEAQDDYISIRSEGKSYLKSQTLAELEAQLDPAKFLRVHRSYLLNIDGIRRIEAATKDSHVAILRDDTRIPVSKAGYQKLRLLVG
- a CDS encoding ATP-dependent DNA helicase, whose amino-acid sequence is MSASRYTIAVRALCEFTAKVGDLDLRFTPSPTAQEGMAGHATVTGRRDDDYQREISLSGDFGPLHVRGRADGYDPARRQLEEIKTYRGELDAMPANHRQLHWAQARIYGHLQCQQLNLPMLRVALVYFDIASQKETVMHEECTAEALRIFFEQHCALFLDWAEQELAHRASRDAQLTSMAFPHADFRPGQRQLAEAMYKASSRGCGLLAQAPTGIGKTVGSLFPMLKATAAHGLDKLFFLAAKVPGRQMALDACAILKDSAPLLPLRVLELSAKTSACEHPDKACHGESCPLAKGFYDRLPLAREVALASGLILDKEAVRAIALQQGICPYYLGMELARWSDVVIGDYNYYFDLSAMLYGMTLAHDWKVNVLVDEAHNMVSRARSMYSAELAQINLKMLRKFAPEGLKKPLDRLSRQWTALLKEQDGDYHVHPALPEKFFGALQGVATAIGDYLAEHAAALDEDLQRFYFDVLLINRLAESFGAHSLFDVSKTNTGSIAGSTVCIRNIVPAPFLKERFAASHSTALFSATLSPWNYYSDTLGMPADTAWVDVESPFQAEQLSVRVADSISTRYQHRAASLLPIAQLMARQYAQTPGNYLAFFSSFDYMEKTATLFAQHYPDVPIWQQPRRMDDSARTQFLGRFGLDTRGIGFAVLGGAFGEGIDLPGARLIGAFIATLGLPQINPVNEQIRQRMGDIFGAGYDYTYLYPGMQKVVQAAGRVIRTQSDKGVVYLIDDRFSRPEIRQLLPSWWDVQLADQ
- a CDS encoding SMI1/KNR4 family protein, which codes for MTLSEIEHKHGFSYPALYRQLERDGMLAVGEYGPDWYKLVYPTLKDKPTLLLHADDFELLNIEAVAEAADTLRDADDYRQIDPAFRFIPFAQTGAGDHYCFFASSLHEGELPIVLLWHDQNEAQYLAKNLQDFVFHMLLISMADQDTYNEVSDEEFREQLAKTLGTHARYLTPEQAQVLQTLLARDIIDYEVVLPKGRKEAHRGLLTDTELASLREGMIPYAKFDNCFAYSTAG